One stretch of Amycolatopsis tolypomycina DNA includes these proteins:
- a CDS encoding PaaI family thioesterase, with protein MTDLAGTQLFHRSMPFSERLGVEVLEHGRELVRSRLKWDESLCTLGGALHGGALMALADSTGAVCAFLNLSEGGQGTTTVESKTNFLRAVRSGYAVASSRPLHAGRKFVVVETEIHDDDGKLVAKVTQTQAVL; from the coding sequence ATGACCGATCTTGCAGGCACGCAGCTCTTCCACCGTTCCATGCCGTTCTCCGAGCGCCTCGGCGTCGAGGTGCTGGAGCACGGGCGGGAGCTCGTCCGCAGCAGGCTGAAGTGGGACGAGAGCCTCTGCACGCTGGGTGGCGCGCTGCACGGGGGCGCGCTCATGGCGCTGGCCGACTCGACCGGCGCCGTGTGCGCGTTCCTCAACCTGTCCGAGGGCGGCCAGGGCACGACGACCGTCGAGTCGAAGACGAACTTCCTGCGTGCGGTGCGTTCGGGCTACGCCGTTGCGTCGTCCAGACCACTGCACGCGGGCCGCAAGTTCGTCGTGGTGGAGACCGAAATCCACGACGACGACGGCAAGTTGGTCGCGAAAGTGACACAGACGCAGGCCGTCCTCTAG
- a CDS encoding peptidase C39 family protein encodes MRGRKLFTLLSVVVLSAVTTQVADAGPVRPRDDEAIDYHEWTGGRLHDGSFAGVALTRDGLRITHPAGTVEHTEPELGTTRTYEYGQWTSPEYRQGFGATQLVASWNAKTPAKTWLQVEARGRTSAGAETAWYVMGRWASGDADILRTSVDGQDDANALVDVDTLVTKTGVTLKSYKLRVSLYREAGSGATPSVSLLGAMTSAVPDRFEVQPTKPGRATGIELKVPAYAQNIHKGQFPQYGGGGEAWCSPTSNEMVAEYWGKKPSAEEMAWIPAGYVDPQVAFAARYTYDHAYDGTGNWPFNTAYAASRGLRGHITRLHSLNELENYIARGIPVITSQSFLSSELDGAGYGTAGHIMVVVGFTKDGDVIANDPASSSNDKVRNIYQRDQFEKIWQRTKRYRADGTVASGPGGIAYIITPA; translated from the coding sequence ATGCGCGGACGCAAGTTGTTCACCTTATTGTCAGTGGTTGTGTTGTCTGCGGTAACCACACAGGTCGCCGACGCCGGGCCCGTCCGGCCGCGCGACGACGAGGCGATCGACTACCACGAATGGACCGGCGGGCGCCTCCACGACGGGAGCTTCGCCGGGGTCGCGCTCACCCGCGACGGCCTGCGCATCACGCACCCGGCCGGCACGGTCGAGCACACCGAGCCGGAGCTCGGCACGACGAGAACGTACGAGTACGGCCAGTGGACGTCACCGGAGTACCGGCAGGGCTTCGGCGCGACGCAGCTGGTCGCGTCCTGGAACGCGAAGACGCCGGCGAAGACCTGGCTGCAGGTCGAGGCGCGGGGCCGGACGTCGGCGGGCGCCGAGACCGCGTGGTACGTCATGGGCCGCTGGGCCAGCGGTGACGCCGACATCCTGCGCACCAGCGTCGACGGCCAGGACGACGCGAACGCGCTGGTCGACGTCGACACGCTGGTCACGAAGACCGGCGTGACGCTGAAGTCGTACAAGCTGCGGGTGAGTCTCTACCGCGAAGCCGGCTCGGGCGCGACGCCGTCGGTGAGCCTGCTGGGCGCGATGACTTCGGCCGTCCCGGACCGCTTCGAGGTCCAGCCGACGAAGCCGGGCCGGGCCACCGGGATCGAGCTGAAGGTGCCCGCGTACGCGCAGAACATCCACAAGGGACAGTTCCCGCAGTACGGCGGGGGCGGCGAAGCCTGGTGCAGCCCGACGTCGAACGAGATGGTGGCCGAGTACTGGGGCAAGAAGCCGTCCGCCGAGGAGATGGCGTGGATCCCGGCGGGCTACGTCGACCCGCAGGTGGCGTTCGCCGCGCGCTACACCTACGACCACGCCTACGACGGCACCGGCAACTGGCCGTTCAACACGGCGTACGCGGCGTCGCGCGGGCTGCGCGGCCACATCACGCGGCTGCACTCGCTGAACGAGCTGGAGAACTACATCGCGCGCGGGATCCCGGTGATCACGTCGCAGTCGTTCCTGTCGTCGGAGCTGGACGGCGCCGGCTACGGGACGGCGGGCCACATCATGGTCGTCGTCGGCTTCACGAAGGACGGCGACGTGATCGCGAACGACCCGGCGTCGAGCAGCAACGACAAGGTGCGCAACATCTACCAGCGCGACCAGTTCGAGAAGATCTGGCAGCGCACGAAGCGCTACCGCGCGGACGGCACGGTGGCGAGCGGCCCGGGCGGCATCGCGTACATCATCACGCCGGCCTGA
- a CDS encoding carboxymuconolactone decarboxylase family protein, with the protein MEPRLKSQATPEVTGAVQQLFKVVYSAGLDPLLLELVHLRASQINGCAPCTYAGVRNAKRQGETDDRLHSVVAWRETPFFTEAERAALALSEAATRIEDGQPGVTDDVWAAAAEHFDETQLSALVTHIALTGFFNRINRAIREQAGKTW; encoded by the coding sequence ATGGAACCACGGCTCAAGAGCCAGGCGACGCCCGAGGTGACCGGCGCGGTCCAGCAGCTGTTCAAGGTGGTGTACTCCGCCGGCCTCGATCCGCTGCTGCTCGAGCTGGTCCACCTGCGGGCCAGCCAGATCAACGGCTGCGCCCCCTGCACCTACGCCGGTGTCCGGAACGCGAAGCGGCAGGGCGAGACCGACGACCGGCTGCACAGCGTCGTCGCCTGGCGGGAGACGCCGTTCTTCACCGAAGCCGAGCGGGCCGCGCTCGCGCTGAGCGAAGCCGCCACGCGCATCGAGGACGGCCAACCCGGCGTCACCGACGACGTCTGGGCGGCCGCCGCCGAGCACTTCGACGAGACGCAGCTGTCCGCGCTCGTCACGCACATCGCGCTCACCGGCTTCTTCAACCGCATCAACCGGGCGATCCGGGAGCAGGCCGGCAAGACCTGGTGA